A window of the Yersinia rochesterensis genome harbors these coding sequences:
- a CDS encoding PLP-dependent aminotransferase family protein produces the protein MHIPLDRQHDIPLYLQIEEALRRAILSGVFADGDKLPSTRALAAELSVSRLTADNAYAELAAKGFLQQRRGSGAYVRYLPPPPSQPLPLLQGEFPLDRFTTVTSRLDGYADIPLPPDTINFAAGIGSPKIFPLDEFRQILQSILRRHAEEAFSYGDYCGYYLLRDTLSRILSAQGIPTRPEQLLITNGSQHAISLVSQSLLAPGDTVLVEEPTYAEALALFRLHKVNVVALPSDQQGMQLDTLPALLARHQPKLIYCIPNFNNPTGRCMSEDRRHQLLRIARAARVTILEDDYVGDLRYSGKKLPSLRSLAAPGEVIYVSTFSKMLLPSMRIGYLVADQPHYTQLACLKHVDSFTSSNLIQRALDAFVTVGRYDKQLRRACRLYRQHRDAMAEALTQTLPLGCQFEIPDGGLFIWLQLPENAPISQLMPLAWQAGVTFAKGGGFYTQEASGEFSLRLNFAANSPELIIQGITRLSAAIRQCQTEKSPA, from the coding sequence ATGCATATTCCTTTAGATCGCCAACATGACATTCCGCTGTATCTGCAAATTGAAGAAGCGCTACGCCGAGCTATCCTCAGTGGGGTCTTTGCTGATGGAGATAAATTGCCGTCAACCCGTGCTTTGGCAGCAGAATTATCCGTCAGCCGCCTGACGGCGGATAATGCTTACGCCGAGTTGGCAGCGAAAGGCTTTTTGCAGCAACGACGCGGCAGTGGTGCTTATGTTCGCTATCTACCGCCACCGCCGAGCCAGCCGCTACCGCTGTTACAAGGGGAATTCCCACTCGACCGTTTTACTACCGTCACCTCGCGGCTAGACGGTTATGCCGATATTCCCCTGCCCCCAGACACCATCAATTTCGCAGCGGGTATTGGCAGCCCGAAGATTTTTCCACTGGATGAATTCCGCCAGATTCTGCAATCCATATTGCGGCGTCATGCTGAAGAAGCATTCAGTTATGGCGATTACTGCGGCTATTACCTCTTGCGCGATACCCTCAGCCGCATTCTTTCTGCTCAAGGCATCCCGACGCGGCCAGAACAATTACTGATAACTAATGGTTCACAACACGCCATTAGTCTGGTGAGCCAATCACTATTAGCCCCTGGTGATACCGTGTTGGTGGAGGAACCCACCTATGCCGAAGCGCTGGCCCTGTTTCGCCTGCATAAAGTCAATGTTGTTGCTCTGCCCAGTGACCAACAGGGCATGCAGTTGGATACCCTGCCCGCGCTGTTAGCTCGACATCAACCCAAACTTATCTATTGCATCCCTAATTTTAATAACCCCACAGGCCGCTGTATGAGTGAAGACCGTCGCCATCAGCTATTGCGCATAGCCCGTGCCGCCAGAGTCACCATCCTTGAGGATGATTATGTCGGTGACTTGCGTTACAGCGGCAAAAAACTGCCTTCACTGCGCTCACTGGCGGCACCGGGCGAGGTTATCTATGTCAGTACATTTTCCAAAATGCTGCTGCCCAGCATGCGCATTGGTTATTTGGTTGCCGACCAACCCCACTACACGCAGTTAGCGTGCTTAAAGCATGTTGATAGTTTTACCAGTTCGAATCTCATCCAGCGGGCGCTGGATGCTTTTGTGACTGTCGGGCGCTATGACAAACAGTTGCGCCGCGCCTGCCGTTTATACCGCCAGCATCGCGATGCCATGGCCGAGGCACTGACACAAACATTGCCGCTGGGTTGCCAGTTTGAAATACCGGATGGCGGGTTATTTATCTGGCTGCAACTTCCTGAAAATGCGCCTATTTCACAATTAATGCCATTGGCCTGGCAAGCGGGCGTGACTTTCGCAAAAGGCGGAGGATTTTATACCCAAGAAGCAAGCGGAGAATTTAGCCTACGTTTGAATTTTGCCGCCAACTCCCCGGAGCTGATCATCCAAGGAATCACCCGACTGAGTGCGGCCATTCGGCAGTGTCAGACAGAAAAAAGCCCGGCATAA
- the truA gene encoding tRNA pseudouridine(38-40) synthase TruA yields the protein MSELELTQPESAEAKAAGIKIALGIEYNGSRYFGWQRQQEVTSVQACLEAALSKVANEPIGVLCAGRTDAGVHATGQVVHFVTTAERKEAAWTMGVNSHLPPDIAVRWVKTVDDDFHARFSATARRYRYIIFNHRYRPAVLAQGVTHCYLPLDAEKMQQAAQSLLGEHDFTSFRAVQCQSRSPWRNVKHVKVTRHGAYIVVDIKANAFVHHMVRNIVGSLIEVGCGNQDVTWIAELLALKDRARAAATAKAEGLYLVAVDYPEHFALPKAPMGPLFLADD from the coding sequence ATGTCCGAACTTGAGTTGACCCAGCCAGAAAGTGCCGAGGCTAAAGCTGCGGGCATTAAAATTGCGCTGGGTATTGAATACAACGGTAGCCGCTATTTTGGTTGGCAACGCCAGCAAGAAGTGACCAGCGTCCAAGCTTGCCTGGAGGCCGCGCTCTCGAAAGTCGCCAATGAGCCTATTGGCGTACTTTGTGCTGGGCGAACGGATGCTGGTGTGCACGCGACCGGGCAGGTGGTCCATTTTGTTACCACGGCTGAGCGCAAAGAAGCCGCCTGGACGATGGGTGTCAACAGTCATTTACCCCCCGATATTGCAGTTCGTTGGGTAAAAACGGTTGATGATGATTTTCACGCCCGCTTCAGTGCTACGGCTCGTCGCTACCGTTACATTATTTTTAATCATCGCTACCGCCCTGCGGTATTGGCGCAAGGGGTAACCCATTGTTATCTGCCGCTCGATGCCGAAAAAATGCAACAGGCTGCGCAAAGTTTGCTCGGCGAGCACGATTTTACCTCGTTCCGTGCCGTACAATGCCAGTCCCGTAGCCCGTGGCGAAATGTAAAACATGTCAAAGTTACCCGACATGGTGCGTATATCGTGGTAGATATCAAAGCCAACGCCTTTGTTCATCATATGGTGCGTAATATTGTCGGCAGCTTGATAGAGGTGGGTTGCGGCAATCAAGATGTCACTTGGATAGCAGAGTTGCTCGCACTGAAAGACCGAGCACGTGCAGCGGCAACCGCCAAAGCGGAAGGATTATATTTAGTCGCCGTCGACTATCCTGAACACTTTGCATTACCGAAAGCGCCGATGGGGCCACTTTTTTTAGCTGATGACTGA
- a CDS encoding DMT family transporter, giving the protein MAMPAGLSPSVARSSTVRSGFFTGKRQGYVLAIISAMLLGFTGIIIRILTVHYHLPTSVLAFWRAGLVAAVLLPILLVVRPEWAKLRHDQAKFYLAYGLLLAVFNGLWTESVALNGASISTILVYCSVGFTVFLGWIFYNEYMGWRELIVIVISLVGCFLVSDGLNITAANFNFIGLFIGLASGVGYSFYTLAGRIATDRRYPVWNTILYVFGFSAIYQLIFNQLLLWFPIQGLQQMVGNLFFLSRGAEGIQWSGWWLLLILAAGPTLLGFGLFNLSLKTLPLAVASLILTLELIFTAVIAYFLLGETLSAAQLLGSTLVLLGVLMLHRKENVTNEIVAQNNAAISP; this is encoded by the coding sequence ATGGCAATGCCGGCGGGATTATCCCCATCAGTGGCCCGTTCCTCGACGGTGAGAAGCGGTTTTTTTACCGGTAAGCGGCAAGGGTATGTGCTGGCTATTATCAGTGCCATGTTATTGGGTTTTACTGGGATTATTATCCGCATTCTCACCGTACATTATCATTTGCCGACTTCAGTTTTAGCTTTCTGGCGGGCAGGATTGGTCGCGGCAGTGCTGTTACCTATTTTATTGGTGGTCAGGCCTGAATGGGCTAAATTACGCCACGATCAGGCCAAATTCTATTTGGCTTATGGTCTGTTGCTCGCGGTATTTAATGGCTTATGGACAGAATCCGTCGCGTTAAATGGGGCATCGATATCCACTATTCTGGTGTATTGCTCGGTGGGTTTTACTGTTTTTCTTGGTTGGATTTTTTATAACGAATATATGGGGTGGCGTGAGTTAATAGTTATCGTGATCAGCCTGGTGGGTTGTTTTCTGGTCAGTGATGGGCTGAATATCACGGCGGCAAATTTTAATTTTATTGGTTTATTCATTGGGCTGGCGTCGGGAGTTGGTTACAGCTTTTATACTCTGGCCGGACGAATTGCCACTGATCGCCGTTATCCGGTGTGGAATACCATTTTGTATGTATTTGGTTTCTCAGCTATCTATCAATTGATATTTAACCAACTGCTTTTATGGTTTCCGATACAGGGGTTACAGCAGATGGTTGGCAATCTGTTTTTCTTGTCCAGAGGGGCGGAGGGTATTCAATGGTCTGGCTGGTGGCTATTATTGATTTTGGCGGCAGGGCCGACCTTACTGGGCTTTGGCCTGTTTAATTTGAGTTTGAAAACGCTGCCACTGGCGGTTGCCAGTTTGATATTAACTTTGGAGTTAATTTTCACTGCGGTGATTGCTTATTTTCTGTTGGGGGAAACCTTATCGGCGGCGCAATTACTCGGCAGCACATTGGTCTTATTGGGCGTATTAATGCTACACAGAAAAGAGAATGTGACTAATGAGATAGTGGCGCAGAATAATGCCGCTATCTCACCTTGA
- a CDS encoding protein disulfide oxidoreductase, with amino-acid sequence MKRLKRWGKELLVLLLLAAVVSFAMDWLRSPQAPAGWPDTRWQTLAGKPVSLQEMSQEKPLLIYFWATWCGVCKFTTPSVNQLVQEGENVLTVALRSGDPAQVETWLRKKGYQLPVINDPQGQLSAQWQINVTPTVVILYQGKMVQHTSGWTSYWGMKLRLWLASF; translated from the coding sequence ATGAAACGCTTAAAGCGCTGGGGCAAAGAGCTGCTGGTTTTATTGCTGCTGGCGGCGGTGGTTTCATTCGCCATGGATTGGCTGCGTAGCCCACAAGCACCGGCTGGCTGGCCGGATACGCGATGGCAAACTCTGGCGGGAAAGCCGGTGTCCTTGCAGGAGATGAGTCAGGAAAAACCGCTGCTTATCTATTTCTGGGCGACATGGTGCGGTGTATGCAAATTCACCACACCCAGCGTCAATCAGTTGGTGCAAGAGGGTGAAAATGTCCTGACGGTGGCGCTAAGGTCAGGAGATCCCGCGCAAGTTGAGACTTGGTTACGCAAAAAAGGCTATCAACTGCCGGTGATAAATGACCCACAAGGCCAATTATCAGCCCAGTGGCAAATTAATGTCACGCCGACAGTGGTTATCCTCTATCAAGGGAAAATGGTGCAACACACGAGCGGCTGGACCAGCTATTGGGGAATGAAACTGCGCCTATGGTTGGCCTCTTTCTAA
- the pdxB gene encoding 4-phosphoerythronate dehydrogenase PdxB, translating to MKILVDENMPYADALFQRLGDVQAVPGRPIPLDALAGADALMVRSVTKVNEALLQGTSIRFVGTATAGTDHVDENWLQQQGIGFSAAPGCNAIAVVEYVFSALMMMAERDGFQLRDKTVGIIGVGNVGSRLNARLQALGVKTLLCDPPRADRGDKEAFWPLEKLVREADVLTFHTPLNKTGPYQSLHMADDELLAALPDGRILINACRGAVVDNAALLRALEKGKKLSVVLDVWEPEPELSLPLLARVDIGTPHIAGYTLEGKARGTTQVFEAFSQYLGQPQSVELASLLPPPEFSQLRLNGELDEGKLKRLMHLVYDVRRDDAPLRRVAGLPGEFDRLRKHYQERREWSSLCVQCDDAASAELLQKLGFSTNTLRP from the coding sequence GTGAAAATTCTGGTTGATGAGAATATGCCGTATGCCGATGCGCTCTTCCAGCGATTAGGTGATGTACAGGCGGTGCCGGGGCGGCCAATTCCCCTTGATGCACTCGCTGGTGCAGATGCGCTGATGGTGCGCTCGGTCACCAAAGTAAATGAGGCGCTATTGCAAGGCACGTCCATTCGCTTTGTCGGCACGGCGACCGCCGGTACTGACCATGTTGATGAAAACTGGCTACAGCAACAGGGCATTGGCTTCTCCGCAGCGCCTGGTTGTAATGCTATCGCCGTGGTTGAATATGTTTTTTCTGCGCTGATGATGATGGCTGAACGCGATGGCTTCCAGTTGCGTGATAAAACTGTCGGTATCATTGGTGTCGGTAATGTGGGATCGCGACTGAATGCTCGCCTGCAAGCTCTTGGCGTAAAAACGCTGCTGTGTGATCCTCCACGCGCGGATCGAGGCGATAAAGAGGCGTTCTGGCCACTGGAAAAACTGGTGCGCGAAGCTGACGTTCTCACTTTCCATACGCCGCTGAATAAAACTGGCCCTTATCAAAGCTTGCACATGGCGGATGATGAGCTGTTGGCGGCGTTACCGGACGGCCGCATTCTGATTAATGCTTGCCGTGGCGCGGTGGTCGATAATGCCGCATTGCTCCGTGCGCTGGAGAAAGGTAAAAAGCTCAGTGTGGTGTTGGATGTGTGGGAGCCGGAGCCAGAGTTATCTTTGCCGCTATTGGCCCGCGTTGATATTGGCACCCCGCATATTGCCGGATACACCTTAGAAGGCAAAGCGCGCGGTACCACCCAAGTGTTTGAAGCATTTAGCCAATATCTGGGTCAGCCGCAATCTGTCGAACTTGCCAGCTTGCTGCCGCCACCAGAGTTCAGCCAGTTACGATTAAATGGTGAGCTGGACGAAGGCAAATTAAAACGATTGATGCACTTGGTGTATGATGTGCGCCGCGATGATGCGCCGCTGCGCCGTGTCGCTGGTCTGCCGGGCGAGTTTGACCGCTTGCGCAAGCATTATCAGGAGCGGCGCGAATGGTCATCACTTTGCGTGCAGTGCGATGACGCTGCCAGTGCCGAGTTGCTACAGAAGTTAGGGTTTAGCACCAATACCCTTCGTCCTTGA
- a CDS encoding DsbA family protein produces MRKLTVLLLVLFSTPLWAATPFTPEQEVRVKELIRETLISNPDILEQSVNAWQQQANEAQGQQLSQFIAANKQALYQDPGSPRFGATTPQLTLVSFTDYNCPFCKTFDPLLEKLVKDYPQVAVVIKLLPFKGESSVTSARLALTLWQQHPDQWMAFHQRLMAKKGFHDASSIAAAQKKTGVMAVEVSEQSLNVLRSNLKLAEQLGIQGTPATLIGDQMIPGAISYQELEEIVKQQLAQAGK; encoded by the coding sequence ATGAGAAAATTGACTGTATTACTGTTGGTGCTGTTTTCGACGCCTCTCTGGGCGGCGACCCCCTTCACCCCAGAACAGGAAGTCCGCGTTAAAGAGCTGATCCGCGAAACATTAATATCTAATCCAGATATCCTGGAGCAATCGGTCAACGCCTGGCAGCAGCAAGCCAATGAAGCACAGGGGCAACAACTGAGCCAGTTTATCGCCGCGAATAAACAAGCCCTGTATCAAGACCCCGGTAGCCCGCGTTTTGGCGCGACCACACCGCAACTGACTTTGGTTTCTTTCACCGACTATAATTGCCCATTCTGCAAGACATTTGACCCCTTGCTGGAGAAGCTAGTCAAAGACTACCCACAGGTGGCGGTGGTGATAAAACTATTGCCATTCAAAGGGGAAAGCTCAGTGACCAGTGCGCGATTGGCATTAACTCTGTGGCAACAACATCCTGACCAATGGATGGCTTTTCATCAGCGTTTGATGGCGAAAAAGGGCTTTCATGATGCCAGTAGTATTGCCGCCGCTCAGAAAAAAACCGGGGTGATGGCCGTGGAGGTGAGTGAGCAAAGCTTAAATGTGCTGCGTTCCAACCTGAAGCTGGCTGAGCAACTGGGTATTCAGGGCACACCGGCCACCTTGATTGGCGATCAAATGATTCCGGGAGCTATTTCTTATCAAGAACTGGAGGAGATAGTGAAACAACAATTGGCGCAGGCGGGTAAATGA
- a CDS encoding AraC family transcriptional regulator: protein MTKANFPVVAAIAPQNLSFRCEIYNADTEFLPHTHTYGQLICVKSGVLAMSIGGQRFLAPPEFSVWVPAGVEHSSYNRKPMHFRAIDIALELCDGLPTSACLINISPIFNAIVENCFSRGLLMPESEPDMRLGSVLIDQLKVSPVQCTYLPTSQDKLLSPILTALERCPSDNTSLALWAKRVYTTERTLSRRCQQELGMAFSEWRQRLRFLHAISLLEQGRTVQSVALDVGYSSSSAFIAMFQQISGTTPERFRRDNSGL from the coding sequence ATGACAAAAGCCAATTTCCCAGTGGTGGCGGCTATCGCGCCGCAGAATCTGTCTTTTCGCTGTGAAATATACAATGCTGATACTGAATTCCTGCCACATACCCATACTTACGGGCAATTGATATGTGTTAAGTCGGGTGTGCTGGCAATGAGTATTGGCGGCCAGCGTTTTCTGGCCCCGCCTGAATTCAGTGTTTGGGTTCCCGCCGGGGTCGAGCATTCCAGCTATAACCGCAAACCGATGCATTTTCGTGCTATTGATATCGCGCTGGAACTCTGTGATGGACTACCCACGTCAGCTTGCCTTATCAATATCAGCCCGATCTTTAATGCTATCGTGGAAAATTGCTTCTCGCGGGGTTTGTTAATGCCGGAAAGTGAACCCGATATGCGCTTAGGATCGGTGCTGATTGACCAGCTCAAAGTCTCGCCGGTGCAGTGTACTTATTTGCCAACCTCACAAGATAAGTTGTTGTCGCCCATTCTAACAGCACTGGAGCGCTGCCCATCTGACAATACCTCGCTAGCACTCTGGGCTAAACGGGTCTATACCACTGAACGCACTTTATCGCGCCGTTGCCAGCAGGAGTTGGGCATGGCGTTTAGCGAGTGGCGGCAACGATTACGCTTTTTACATGCCATTTCGCTACTGGAACAAGGGCGAACAGTGCAAAGTGTGGCACTGGATGTTGGCTATAGCTCATCCTCTGCGTTTATTGCCATGTTCCAACAAATATCAGGGACCACACCGGAGCGTTTCCGCAGAGACAATAGTGGCCTATAA
- a CDS encoding aspartate-semialdehyde dehydrogenase produces MSDGWNIALLGATGAVGEALLELLSERQFPVGELYPLASERSAGATVRFNGKSVLVENVAEFDWSQAQLAFFVAGREASAQYAEEAGNAGCLVIDSSGLFAMEPDVPLVVPSVNPQVLADYRNRNIVAVADSLTSQLLTAIKPLTEQAGLSRLHVTALLSASAHGKAAVDDLAGQSAKLLNGIPAEPGIFAKQLAFNVLPLLADEEGSVREERRLVDQVRKVLQDDGLPISVTCIQSPVFYGQAQVVHLEALRPISSDEARSELESCEDIQLSEEDDYPTQVSDASGSDVLSIGCIRNDYGIPEVLQFWSVADNIRFGGALMAIETAERLLQEQLY; encoded by the coding sequence ATGTCTGACGGCTGGAATATTGCTCTGTTAGGAGCAACGGGCGCAGTAGGTGAAGCTTTGCTGGAGCTGTTAAGTGAGCGCCAGTTCCCGGTTGGTGAATTGTATCCGCTGGCCAGCGAGCGCAGTGCCGGTGCGACAGTGCGCTTTAATGGTAAAAGTGTACTAGTGGAAAATGTTGCAGAATTTGACTGGTCGCAGGCGCAGTTGGCTTTCTTTGTCGCTGGCCGTGAAGCTTCTGCACAATATGCGGAAGAAGCGGGGAATGCTGGCTGTCTGGTCATCGACAGCAGCGGCTTATTCGCAATGGAGCCGGATGTGCCGTTGGTGGTGCCGAGTGTGAATCCTCAAGTTTTGGCCGATTATCGTAATCGCAATATTGTGGCGGTCGCCGATAGCCTGACCAGCCAACTGTTGACCGCGATTAAACCGCTGACTGAACAGGCCGGTTTATCCCGCCTGCATGTTACCGCGCTGCTTTCGGCTTCTGCCCATGGCAAAGCTGCAGTGGATGACCTTGCAGGGCAAAGTGCTAAATTACTCAATGGTATCCCCGCCGAGCCGGGCATTTTCGCCAAGCAATTGGCATTTAACGTTTTACCGCTACTGGCGGATGAAGAGGGCAGTGTGCGCGAAGAGCGCCGCTTGGTGGATCAGGTGCGTAAAGTCTTACAAGATGACGGCTTGCCTATCTCCGTGACTTGCATCCAGTCGCCGGTATTTTATGGCCAGGCACAGGTGGTTCATCTGGAAGCGTTACGTCCGATCTCCTCAGATGAAGCTCGCAGTGAACTGGAAAGTTGCGAAGATATTCAATTATCTGAAGAAGATGATTATCCGACTCAAGTCAGTGACGCTTCTGGCAGTGATGTCTTAAGTATTGGTTGTATCCGCAATGACTATGGTATTCCCGAAGTGTTGCAGTTCTGGTCGGTGGCCGACAACATTCGTTTTGGTGGTGCATTGATGGCGATTGAAACGGCGGAGCGCCTGTTGCAGGAGCAACTATACTGA
- a CDS encoding DMT family transporter, with product MNVLFPLFAVIIWSINAVVSKMSATAIDPAAISFYRWVLALLTLTPFLLLGVIRNWQAIRVYWWKLMILGLLGMVLYQSLAYYAAHSVSALFMGILSSLIPLLTVLISIVVLRVAPTIGIALGSVLSLGGLVWLVSAGNPAQLLQQGIGKGELMMFAASASYALYGVLTKRWAIQLPNWQSLYMQIVFGVVLLIPNFLLAPDVQLTTQNIPLVLFAGIPASIIAPYLWIHGVMRLGANTASIFMNLTPVFTAIIAVTFLHEQLHSYHLIGGGITLAGVILAQRLRTPLRRKTAQ from the coding sequence ATGAATGTGCTATTTCCCCTCTTCGCGGTGATTATCTGGTCAATCAATGCCGTGGTCAGCAAGATGTCCGCCACCGCTATCGATCCAGCCGCCATTTCCTTCTATCGCTGGGTACTGGCATTGCTGACTCTCACGCCATTTTTGTTGCTGGGTGTTATCCGCAACTGGCAGGCCATCCGCGTCTATTGGTGGAAACTGATGATTTTGGGGCTGCTGGGTATGGTGCTATACCAAAGCCTGGCTTATTACGCCGCCCATAGTGTCAGCGCCCTGTTTATGGGCATTCTTAGCTCGCTTATCCCCTTACTCACCGTGCTTATTAGTATTGTGGTGCTGCGAGTCGCGCCTACCATCGGGATTGCACTGGGTAGCGTATTGTCATTAGGGGGATTGGTGTGGTTAGTCAGCGCGGGTAACCCGGCGCAATTACTGCAACAAGGTATTGGCAAAGGCGAGTTGATGATGTTCGCCGCATCGGCTTCCTATGCTCTCTACGGAGTATTAACCAAGCGCTGGGCGATTCAGTTACCCAACTGGCAATCACTTTATATGCAAATTGTCTTTGGCGTGGTGCTGTTAATACCCAATTTCCTGCTAGCACCGGATGTTCAATTAACCACACAAAATATCCCGTTGGTATTATTTGCGGGTATCCCGGCCTCTATTATTGCGCCTTATTTATGGATCCACGGCGTCATGCGGCTGGGCGCAAACACCGCGTCAATATTTATGAACCTGACACCGGTGTTTACCGCCATTATCGCCGTGACTTTCTTGCATGAGCAACTGCACAGTTACCACCTGATTGGCGGCGGTATTACTCTCGCAGGGGTGATATTGGCTCAACGTCTGCGCACACCATTACGCCGAAAAACGGCGCAATAA
- a CDS encoding protein-disulfide reductase DsbD family protein, with protein sequence MLNLSKTALFCLLLLWMPTLWAADSGWLVSAQNDHAKVRIRAEPSAGNETRMLLSVQLEKGWKTYWRSPGEGGIAPTIAWSPPLNAVKWYWPVPQRFDVSGISTQGYHEQVTLPMVISGKVPDRLSGILTLSTCSNVCILTDYSFSLDLSSAVSAENQQQFEHDFAQAMGQVPIANALTQQIQAGFSQGEVQILTQRDEGWQKPELFFDTLDDVDLGKPVVTVQGHQLSVRVPATDGWGEGTGDLRGKLLTLVITDGGLAQEATVTIGQALTLPQSNASFWSWVLMALAGGLILNLMPCVLPVLAMKLSSILQTEHQTRRQVRWQFLASSAGIITSFWLLALLMTALRLGNHALGWGIQFQNPWFIGFMVLVTALFTANLFGLFEIQLSSSLNSRIAAPRVEKPGVRGMVGHFGQGALATLLATPCSAPFLGTAVAFALAAPLPALWGIFTALGVGMSLPWLAVAAWPKLALCLPRPGRWMSHLRIAMGVLMLVSSLWLLNLMVSHIGLQAVIIIAGIVLLALLLAIGWRYGTRIAAIVSLIAVLIVGGLLLVGSLTADLWRKPLHDNIPWQPLTESAIKKALAEDKSVFVDVTADWCVTCKVNKIHVLMRDDVQQALQAPDVVALRGDWTRPSADITAFLRERGSVAIPFNQIYGPQQPQGVVLSPLLDRDVLLKVLADAKGNEK encoded by the coding sequence ATGCTCAATTTAAGCAAGACAGCTTTGTTCTGTCTGTTGCTGCTATGGATGCCAACCCTTTGGGCGGCAGATAGCGGCTGGCTGGTCAGTGCACAAAATGACCATGCCAAGGTTCGCATTCGTGCCGAGCCTTCTGCTGGCAATGAAACTCGCATGTTACTTAGCGTCCAGTTGGAAAAAGGTTGGAAAACCTATTGGCGTTCGCCGGGGGAAGGGGGCATAGCACCCACTATTGCCTGGTCGCCACCTCTCAACGCGGTGAAATGGTACTGGCCGGTACCACAACGATTTGATGTCTCTGGGATTTCTACTCAGGGATATCATGAGCAGGTCACTCTGCCGATGGTGATTTCCGGCAAGGTTCCCGACAGGTTAAGCGGAATACTGACGCTATCGACATGCAGTAATGTCTGCATTTTGACGGACTATTCCTTTAGCCTCGATTTATCCTCTGCCGTCAGTGCCGAAAATCAGCAGCAATTTGAACATGATTTTGCCCAAGCGATGGGGCAAGTGCCGATTGCCAATGCATTGACTCAGCAAATTCAAGCGGGCTTTAGTCAAGGAGAAGTGCAAATCCTTACTCAGCGTGATGAGGGTTGGCAGAAGCCGGAATTGTTCTTCGATACCCTTGACGATGTGGATCTCGGCAAGCCCGTGGTCACTGTGCAGGGCCATCAATTGTCGGTGCGGGTGCCCGCCACCGACGGCTGGGGGGAGGGAACCGGCGATTTGCGCGGTAAGCTATTGACCTTGGTGATAACCGATGGCGGGCTGGCGCAAGAGGCCACGGTGACTATCGGGCAAGCGCTGACGTTACCGCAATCCAACGCCTCATTTTGGTCTTGGGTTCTGATGGCGCTGGCGGGGGGATTAATCCTTAACCTGATGCCATGTGTACTGCCGGTATTGGCAATGAAGCTCAGTTCGATTCTGCAAACCGAGCATCAAACTCGCCGTCAGGTGCGGTGGCAGTTTTTGGCCTCATCTGCCGGAATAATCACCTCATTTTGGTTACTGGCTTTGCTGATGACTGCTTTGCGTCTGGGCAACCATGCGCTTGGCTGGGGGATTCAGTTCCAAAATCCGTGGTTTATCGGTTTTATGGTTTTAGTCACCGCACTTTTTACCGCCAATCTGTTCGGGTTATTCGAGATTCAGCTCTCTTCCTCGTTGAATTCCCGCATCGCCGCCCCGCGCGTCGAGAAGCCGGGCGTACGCGGCATGGTGGGCCACTTTGGGCAAGGCGCTTTGGCGACTTTACTGGCAACACCGTGCTCTGCTCCCTTCCTCGGCACCGCAGTGGCTTTTGCACTGGCGGCCCCGTTACCCGCGCTATGGGGGATATTTACTGCGCTCGGTGTCGGGATGAGCTTGCCGTGGTTGGCGGTGGCCGCGTGGCCCAAACTGGCATTGTGCTTACCGCGCCCCGGCCGTTGGATGAGCCACTTGCGCATCGCCATGGGAGTGCTGATGCTGGTGTCCAGTTTATGGCTACTGAACTTGATGGTCAGCCATATTGGCCTCCAAGCCGTCATTATCATCGCCGGAATAGTCTTGTTGGCGCTGCTGCTGGCGATTGGCTGGCGTTACGGCACCCGCATCGCCGCGATAGTCAGTTTAATCGCGGTGCTGATTGTCGGAGGATTGCTACTGGTTGGGTCGCTAACCGCTGATTTATGGCGCAAGCCGCTGCATGACAATATTCCGTGGCAGCCGTTAACCGAATCCGCCATTAAAAAGGCACTTGCCGAAGATAAAAGCGTGTTTGTTGATGTCACCGCAGATTGGTGTGTGACTTGCAAAGTCAACAAAATACACGTGCTGATGCGCGATGATGTGCAGCAAGCTTTGCAAGCGCCGGACGTGGTGGCGTTACGCGGAGACTGGACTCGTCCTTCTGCGGATATCACCGCATTTTTACGCGAACGCGGCAGTGTTGCCATCCCGTTCAATCAAATTTATGGGCCACAACAGCCGCAGGGAGTCGTGCTTTCTCCACTGCTGGATCGTGACGTTCTATTGAAAGTGTTGGCCGATGCTAAAGGAAATGAAAAATGA